The nucleotide sequence GCCGCCAGACGAAGTTGCCCGGGAGCTTGATGTTCAGCCCCGTCTCCAGGCGCACCCGCAGCTCCATGGCGAGCAGTGAGTCGAACCCCAGTGACCTCAGGGGGGTCTGCGGATCGAGGGTGGCGCCGCTGAGCCGCAGCACGGCGCGGATGTGGTCGGTCAGGTAGGACTCCAGCGCGGTGCGGCGGGCCGGCCCCGCGGGGAGTGCGGCCAGCCGGGCGCGGATGTCGTCGGTGCTCTCCCGGGCGGCCACCGGAGTGTCCTCCCCGGGGAGGAGCGGGGCGAACAGGGCGGACCGGCGGCCGGCGGCGGGGATCCAGGTGGCCGGTTCGCCGGGGATCACACCGGTCTGCACCCGCCGGTGGGCCAGCAGGGCGCCGAGCGCGCCGAGCCCCTGCTCGGTGGGGATCGTCTGATAGCCGAGGTCGGCGAAGCCGGTGGCCACTCCGGTCTCGCCCCACGGGCCCCAGTTGACCGCGAGGGTGGGCAGGCCGTGTGCCGAGCGCCATGCGGCGAAGCCGTCCAGCCAGGCGTTGGCGGCCGCGTAGGCGCCCTGTCCGGCGTTGCCGAGCAGCGACGCCATCGAGGAGTACACCGCGAACCAGTCGAGCCAGTGTCCCTCGGTGGCCTGGTGCAGCCGCCACGCCCCGGTGACCTTCGGCGCCCATACGCGGCCCAACTGGTCCTCTCGGATGTTGGCCACGGCCGCGTCGTCGAGGACCATCGCGCTGTGGACGACACCGTTCAGCGAGGCCCCGTCGGGGGCGGTGGCGGCGGCCACGAGCCGGTCGGCCGTGCCCGGGTGGCTGATGTCGCCGGTGACGACGGTGATCCTGGTGCCGGCGGCGGAGAGTTCGGCAAGCGTCCGCGCGGCGGCGCCGACCGGTGCGGTACGCCCGCTCAGCACCAGGTGGCCCGCGCCCTGCCGGGCCAGCCAGCACGCGGTGGCGAGCCCGAGACCGCCAAGGCCGCCGGTGACGATGTACGTACCGCCCTCGCATACCGTCAGCGGTCCATCGGGCAGGACGGCGTCGACCTGGCCCTCCTGCGGGATGGTCAGCACCAGTTTGCCGATGTGGCGGGCGCCGGCCATCAACCGGAACGCGTCGGTGACCTCCGCCAGCGGATAGGTGGTGCAGCGCAGTGGCCTCAGACGGCCCTCGGTGATCGCGGCGAGCACCTCGCGCAGCATCGCGGCGTACACCTGCGGGCGGGCCAGTTGCAGCTCTCTCAGGTCCACGGTGGAGAAGGTGATGTTGTGGCGCAGCGGGGAGAGTCCGAGCGGGGCGTCGGAGAGGATGTCGCGGACGCCGAGTTCGATGAAGCGGCCGAAGGGGCGCAGACACTCCAGCCCGGCCCGGATGGCCGATCCGGCGAGGGAGTTGAGCACGACGTCGACGCCCTCGCCTCCGGTGGCCTCCTGGACCTCGTCGCGGAAGTCCAGCGACCGGGAGTCCATCACATGGGCGATGCCCATGGCCCGCAGGAAGCGCCGTTTCTCCTCGCTGCCCGCCGTGGCCAGCACCTCGGCGCCCAGCAGCCGGGCGACCGCGATGGCCGCGAGCCCGGTGCCGCCGGTGGCCGAGTGGATCAGCACCCGCTCCCCCGCGGTCACCTGGCCGATGTGGCGCAGCGCGTACCAGGCGGTGAGGAACGCGATCGGCAGCCCGGCGGCGGTGTCCGGGGCGAGGCCCTCGGGCAGGGGTGCGGTGCGGTCGGCGGGGACGACGGTGAACGATCCGAAGGCGCCGCCGTGCACATCGGCCGCCACCACCCGGTCACCGGCGCGGAGATGGTCGACACCGGGGCCGACCGCGCTCACCTCGCCCGCGCATTCGAAGCCGAGCCGGTAGCGGATGTTCTCGTCGCCGGGGAGCAGACCCATGGCGGTGAGGACATCGCGGAAGTTCAGGCCCGCGGCGAGCACCCGCAGCTCCACCTCACCGGGCCCGGGCCGGCGGCGGGGCGCGGTGGTGAGCTCCAGGCTGCCGAGGTCGCCGAGGCGGCCGGCGCGCAGCCGGAAGCCGTCGGTGCCGCAGCGCACGGTGCGGGCGGATGCGGTGGTGCGTTCGGTGTCGGTGAGGGGCGCGTAGTCGAGCTCGGCGGTGTAGCGGGCGCTGTCGCGCAGTGCGATCTCCTCCTCGTGGCCGTCGGCGAGGAGTTCGGCGGCGAGGGTTTCCGCGAGCTCGTCGGGGGCGGCCGGGTCGGTGTCCACCAAGGTGGCCCGCAGCTCGGGGTGTTCCAAGGCGAGCACCCGCACGAGTCCGCGCAGCGGGCTCTGTCCGGGGTCGGCCAGGTCACCGGGGGTCACGGTGCGGGCGCCGCAGGTGGCGGCGTAGAGGCGGGGCGGTTCGGGGAAGCGGGCGGTGAGCGCCTGGGCGGCGGCGAGCAGCCGGCGGGTGCGGCGCAGTCCATCCCGCGCACCGCCGTCGGCGGGGCGCGGGCCGCACAGGAGCACCACGGCGCGCGGCCGGTCTCCGGGGCGGGTGAGCCGGCTGGTGAGGGCGTCACGGAAGGCGTCGAGCCCCTCGTCGGCCAGGGGCGTCTCCCACACCCGGGCGGTGGCGCCGGCGTTGCGCAGGGCGGCGGCCACCGGGCGGGCGGTGCCGTCCGCCTCCCCGACGATCAGCCACCGTCCCGGGGGCCGGGTGGCCGCGGGCCGGGTGGCGCGCCGCCAGCCGACCTCGAGGAACCACTGGTCGGCCTCGGCCGTGCGGTCCGCGGCGGCGCTGTGGACGATCCGCAGCCCGTCGACGGCCAGGACCGGCCGGCCGTCCGCGTCGAGCAGGCGGACGTGCCCGACGGTGGCCCCGGGGGTGGTCTCGGCGAGCCGGGCGTGGCAGTACACGGCGGTCTCGGGGTCGCCGAGGACACGTACGCTCTGCATCCGCGCGGGCAGCAGCAGCCGCCGGTCGTCCTCGTCGAGCAGCCCGGCGAGAAGGAGTTGGGCGCACAGGTCGACGAGGACGGGGTGGATGCGCAGACCGTGTCCGGGGGCGCGGGCGGCCTCGGGGATCCGTACCCGGGCCCAGAAGCTGTTGCCGTGGCGGGCGGCGGACACTTCGGTGATGCCCTGGAAAGCCGGTCCGTGTGCCACGCCCCGGGCCCGCAGATTGGCGTAGAGGGCGTTGGCCTCGACGGGCAGCGGATGGCGCAGGGCGAGGGTCCGGACGGACGCGGCGCGGGAGCGCGCCGGTGCGGCGAGTCTGCGGAGCACCGCGGTGGCCTGCCGCACCCAGGCGCCGTCCTCGTCGCGTCCGAACATCTCGCATTCGGCGCGGTCGACGGCGGCGATGGTCACCGTGGTGGAGAGCTCGGTGTGGTCGGCGAGCCGCAGCAGTTCGCGGAAGTGCAGATCGGTGACCTCGACCTCCTCGGGCTCGGCGCCGAACACCTCGCAGGCGGCGGTGAGCGCGAGGGCGTAGGAGGCCGCGCCGGGCAGGACGGGCGCGTCGTGCACCCGGTGGTCGTCGAGCCAGGGCAGGGCCGCGGTGCCGGTGCGGGCGCGCCAGGAGTGGCGCACGGGTTCGCCGGGCATCTCCAGATGCGCGCCGGGCAGCGCGCCGGCCGGGCTTGCGTCGAGCGAGGCGTCGGAGGGCGCGGCGAGCGGGGCGTCGGCCCAGTGGCGGGTGCGGTCGAAGGTGATGGGCGGTACGTCGGCGAGGGCGGCGTCCGCGTACAGCACGGACCAGTCGACGGGGACGCCCGCGCAGTGCAGCGCGGCCAGCTGGGTCCGGAACGTGGCCGGCTCGTCCTCGTCGCGGCGGAGGGTGGGCAGGACGACGGGGTCCTTCACCAGACCGGCAAGACCGCGCAGGACGGGGTGGGTGATGACCGGGTGGGGGGATATTTCGACGTACACCAGGTGGCGGTCGGCCGCGGCGGCGGCGACGGCCGCGGAGAACCGGACCGGGTGGCGCAGATTGGCGCACCAGTATTCGGCGTCGAAGGCGGGCGGGGTGTGCGGATCGTCGAGGACGGTGGTGTAGAAGGGCACGTCCGGGCGGCGGGGGGTGAGGTCGGCCAGGGCGGTGCGCAGATCGGCCAGGAGCGGGTCCACCTGGGGTGAGTGCGAGGCGACGTCCACGGCGATCAGCGCGGCGGGCACGGAGCGGGCCTGCCAGCCGGCGACGAGCCGTTCGACGTGGGCGGTGTCCCCGGCCACCACGGTGGAGCCGGGCGCGGCCATGACGGCGACCGTGACCGCTGCCGCGGCGCCGCCGGTGTCGAGTTCGGCCTGCACCTCGTCGGCGCCGAGGTCCACCGTGGCCATGGTGCCGTTCCCGGCGACGCGGGTGAGCAGGGCGGAGCGGCGGCAGATCACCTTGGCCCCGTCGGCCGGGGAGAGCGCTCCGGCCACCACTGCGGCGGCGACCTCGCCCATGGAGTGGCCGATGACCCCGGCGGGCTGCACGCCGTGGGCGCGCCAGGTGGCGGCGAGCGCGGTCTGCAGGGCGAACAGCACGGGCTGCACCCGGTCGCAGCCGGTCACCGGAGCGCCGGAGCGGACGATGTCGAGCACCGAGAATCCGGACTCGGCGGCGATGAGAGCGTCGGCCTCGGCGAGCGCCTCGGCGAAGGCCGGTTCGCTCTCCAGCAGCCGCCGTCCCATGCCGGGCCACTGGGAGCCCTGTCCGGAGAACACCCAGATCGGCCGGCGGGAGACCTCGGCGCCCACGGCGCCGGTGACTACGGCGGGGTGGGCCTGACCGGTGGCGAACGCCCTCAGGGCGCCGATGAGTTCGGCGCGGGAGGCGGTGGTGACGCCGAGCCGTCCGCGGCCGGCGCCGCGGCGCAGCGCCAGGGTGTGGGCGATGTCGCGCAGCGGGGCGTCCGCGCCGTCGCCCTCCAGCCAGTCCGCCATCCGCCGCGCGGCGGATGGCAGCGCGGCCGGGGACCCGGCGGGGACGAGGAACACCTGCGGAACGGCGCGGGTGGCGGGCCGGGGCCGCCGCGGTGCGGGGCGGGAGGCGGGTGCGCGGGCGGCGGGGGGTTGTTCCAGCACCACATGGGCGTTGGTCCCGGAGAAGCCGAAGGAGGACACGGCGGCCAGCCGCGGGCCGGTGCGCACCGGCCAGGGGGTGAGCTCGCGGGGGATGAAGAGGCGGGTTCCGCCGGCGTCGATGGTGCGATTCCACCGGGTGAAGTGCAGATTGGGCGGGATCAGTCCACGGCCCAGGCACAGCACGGCCTTGATCAGGCCGGTGACCCCGGCGGCGGGCTCCAGATGGCCCAGGTTGGTTTTGACCGAGGCGAGGGCGCAGCGGTCGCGGCCGGTTCCGTAGACCTGGGCGAGGCTGGCGAATTCGACCGGGTCGCCGACGGGGGTGCCGGTGCCGTGGGCCTCGACCATCCCGACATCGGCGGGGTCGACCCCGGCGCGGCCGAGGGCCTCCTCGTACAGGGCGCGCTGGGCGGTGGCCGAGGGTGCGGCGAGCCCGTCGGAGTGGCCGTCCTGGTTGACGGCCGAGCCGCGCAGCACGGCCAGGATCCGGTCCCCGTCGCGCACGGCGTCGGTGAGGCGTTTGAGGACGACGATGCCGCAGCCCTCGCCGCGGACGAAACCGTCGGCGGCGGCGTCGAAGGCATGGCAGTGGCCGGTGTGCGAGAGCATGCCCATCCGGTCGAACGAGCGGGTGATCCGCGGCTCGAACATCAGGGTGACCCCGCCGGCCAGGGCCAGATCGCATTCCCCGGCGCGCAGCGCCTGGGCCGCCAGGTGGACGGCGACCAGGGAGGACGAGCACGCGGTGTCCAGGGCCACGGAGGGGCCGTGGAAACCGAGGAGGTAGGAGATCCGGCCGGTGGCGACGCAGTGCCCGTTGGCCAGGGCGGAGCCCTCCAGCTCGCGGGGGTGCCGGTCGAGCCGGTTCATGTAGTCGTTGTAGCTGAGCCCGGCGAAGACGCCGGTGGCGGTGGAGCCGAGCCGGTCGGGTGGCATCCCGGCGTGTTCCAGGGCCTCCCAGGCCACTTCGAGCAGTAACCGGTGCTGGGGGTCGAGGATGTCGGCCTCGCGCCCGGAGACGCCGAAGAAGTCGGCGTCGAAGCCGGACACGTCGCGCAGATATCCGCCGCGGACGGGCGGCGCGGACTCGGACCGGGCGGTCGTCATGGGGTCTGCCGCCCAGAGCGCGGCGCGCTCGGCGGGCGGTTCGGCGACGGCGTCGCGTCCGTCGGCCAGCAGCCGCCACAGGGCGGCGGGCGAGTCGGTGTCACCGGGAAGCCGGCAGCCCATGCCGACGATGGCGATGCGGCCGGGGGAACGGCTGGGAGCGGGGGTGTGCTGGCTCATCGGGGTCTCCGTGGGTGGTGCTCGACCCGGGGTGGGGGCCGTGAGGGGGGCCGTGGGGTGGAGATCGCCGCGGGGGTGTACGGACTCAGGTGGTGTCCGGGCCGCCCAGCAGCATCGCGTGCTTCACGCCACCGATCTGGTAGTTGAAGCTGAGCGCGTGGCCGAAGTCGAGGGGACGGGTGCGGGTGCCGGGGACGGGGTCGAAGGGGAGTCCGTCCGCGGGCTGTTCGCAGTTGGCCGTGGGGCACACCTCGCCGAACTCCATCATCATCAGGGTCAGGGCGAGGCCGACGCAGCCGGAGGCCGCTCCGTGGTGGCCGAAGCATCCCTCCTGGGAGGACATCAGCACGGTGGAGTCGGGGCCGTAGAGCTCGCGGATGGTGTTGGCCTCAAGGGCGGTGACGGCGGCGCCGCCGTCGCTGGCGCCGTTGATGTACGGCACCTGCTCGATCCGCCATCGGTCGCCCAGGCAGAGGCGGACGGCCCTGGCGAGCTGCGCACCCGTGTCGTCGGCGGCGAGCGGGGTGGCCAGGCCGTCGCGGGTCATGGCGGCGGCGAGCACCTGGCCGTAGAGGTGGGCGCCGCGGCGAGCGGCGTGCTGCCTGCTTTCCAGGATCACGGTGGCGGATCCCTCGCCGTGGTTGATGCAGTCGGCGCGCCGGTCGTAGGGGCGCATCAGGGAGTCGAAGGACGGCAGCAGATCGGGCATTCCGGCGGCGTCCACCGCGTCGTAGGCGTGCTGTGCGCCGCGCAGCAGCCGCTGCCCCTTCTGGATCAGGCCGACGTTGAAGACGTCGACGCCGGTCACCACCGCGAGGTCGGTCTCGCCGGTCGCGATGAGGCGGCGGGCGTTGCCGATCTGCACGGCGGCGGAGGCGCAGCCGCAGGACACGGTGAAGCAGGGGCCGACGGTCCGGGTCAGCGCGCCCTGGACGACGGCCACATCGGAGGGGGACACGGCCTGTTCGGCCGCGACGAACATCTCCAGGGCGTCGAAGGTGGTGGTGGCGTCGGGGTCGACGCCGAGCAGGGTGAGATAGCTGTCCACATTGGCGTCCACGCTGCCGCGGCCGACGAGCAGGGCCGCCTCGGACAGATCACCGGCGGCCAGGTCGAGTTCGGCGTCGGCGCACGCCTCGACGAGAGAGACCAGGCCGTACCGGTGGGCGTTGGTGTAGTGGCGGGAGAAGAACTCGGGGATGTCGGGGAGTCGCTCCTCGAACTGCCCGGCGCTCAGGTGGACCGAGCCGTAGTGGCTGTTCAGCCGGTCGAGGACGGTGCGGCCCTGGGAGGCGATGTCCCACACCTGGGCCGCGGTGAAGACGGGTTCGGCGCCGCCCGGAAGGCAGAAGCCGAGGCCGGTGACGACGGCGTCCCGGGCGTTCCCGGCGCCGCCCGGAGCCGGGCGGGATGGGTCGTGGGGCGAGCTCACGGCGCTCTGCCGGATCTGGAAAGAGTCATGACGGTGGTCCCTTTCGCTCCCACCGGAGTACGGACCCGTCGGTATGGCGCGTCGCCGAAAGCGCGGTGGCACCGTCGGTGGGCCGGAATCCGTTCATCGGCGAATTCGGCACGTACGGCGCGGCGTTGGGCGTACTCGAGGCCTTTCCTCGTTGGATGGTGAGTCGTCTCCGTTCGGGAGTCGCTCACCTTTCGGAAAGGACGGGTGGAATAGATGACGGTACGCCCAGGGAGACATGGGCCGGTAGGTGGTATCGCATCACCGAGGTGGATTCGGCCGGTCCGGCGCACCACTCTTGTACCCCCGGAGCCCGTGCCGCGCGACCCCTGGAAAGAAGAGGCTCGCGCCCCGGTTCACGCCCCCCTCTGGTGGAATCTTTCTGAAAGAGCGTACAGAAAAAGACGCCTCAGGCATTCAATGAGTGTGGGGCGGTTTGAAAGCACGGAAGAGCCCTTCACGCATGGGGCAGAAACCGTAAAGGACGACAAAAGATGACATATCCGCCCCCACTGTTCGACGATCTGGACCGCAAGATCGTCGCGGCACTGGTCGCCAATGCCAGGACCAGCTTCACGGAGATCGGCGCCGCGATCGGGCTCTCGGCCTCGGCGGTCAAACGCCGTGTCGACCGGATGCGGGAGACCGATGTGATCACCGGCTTCACCACCACTGTGCGCCCGGCCGCCCTCGGCTGGCGGACCGAGGCGTATGTCGAGGTGTACTGCGACAGCGCCGCACCACCCCGGCGTCTCGCGGAGGTCGTGCGCAACTATCCGGAGATCATCGCGGCCATGACGGTGACCGGCGGCGCGGACGCCCTGCTGCATGTCATGGCCACCGATGTGGAGCACTTCGAGGAGGTGCTGGAGCGCATCCGGGCCGAACCGTTCGTCCGCCAGACGATCAGCTACATGGTGCTGTCCCACCTGCTCACGGGCAGTCCGGAGGCCGGTTCGGCGCCACCCGCCACCGCGACGCAATGAACCGCCGCGAGACAGCCTCAGCACGCAGCATCGGTGCGCCTACACGCAGTTTTCCATTCTTGTCTCCCCTCTCCTCCGTTTTCTACCGTTGATTCATCCCCCCGGTCGCCCGCGGAAGCGAGAGGAATCCTCCGTGTCCCTTACGCGCGTGCCGCGCCCCAGGCGCTTCTTGACCTGTGCCCCCAGATATTTCGATGTGCGGTATGCCATCAATCCCTGGATGCGTGAGGACACCGAGGTCGATACCGACCTCGCCCGGGCGCAATGGGAGACGCTGATCCGCGCCTACCGCGACCACGGCCATCGGGTCGAATTCATCGAGCCGGTGGCGGGGCTGCCGGACATGGTGTTCGCGGCGAACTCGGCCCTCGTCCTGGAGGGCCGGGTCTTCGGCTCGCGATTCCACGCACCGCAGCGCCGGCCGGAACAGCTCGCCTACGAACGGTGGTTCAAGGCCAACGGTTTCGACGTCCA is from Streptomyces hygroscopicus and encodes:
- a CDS encoding polyketide synthase; translation: MSQHTPAPSRSPGRIAIVGMGCRLPGDTDSPAALWRLLADGRDAVAEPPAERAALWAADPMTTARSESAPPVRGGYLRDVSGFDADFFGVSGREADILDPQHRLLLEVAWEALEHAGMPPDRLGSTATGVFAGLSYNDYMNRLDRHPRELEGSALANGHCVATGRISYLLGFHGPSVALDTACSSSLVAVHLAAQALRAGECDLALAGGVTLMFEPRITRSFDRMGMLSHTGHCHAFDAAADGFVRGEGCGIVVLKRLTDAVRDGDRILAVLRGSAVNQDGHSDGLAAPSATAQRALYEEALGRAGVDPADVGMVEAHGTGTPVGDPVEFASLAQVYGTGRDRCALASVKTNLGHLEPAAGVTGLIKAVLCLGRGLIPPNLHFTRWNRTIDAGGTRLFIPRELTPWPVRTGPRLAAVSSFGFSGTNAHVVLEQPPAARAPASRPAPRRPRPATRAVPQVFLVPAGSPAALPSAARRMADWLEGDGADAPLRDIAHTLALRRGAGRGRLGVTTASRAELIGALRAFATGQAHPAVVTGAVGAEVSRRPIWVFSGQGSQWPGMGRRLLESEPAFAEALAEADALIAAESGFSVLDIVRSGAPVTGCDRVQPVLFALQTALAATWRAHGVQPAGVIGHSMGEVAAAVVAGALSPADGAKVICRRSALLTRVAGNGTMATVDLGADEVQAELDTGGAAAAVTVAVMAAPGSTVVAGDTAHVERLVAGWQARSVPAALIAVDVASHSPQVDPLLADLRTALADLTPRRPDVPFYTTVLDDPHTPPAFDAEYWCANLRHPVRFSAAVAAAAADRHLVYVEISPHPVITHPVLRGLAGLVKDPVVLPTLRRDEDEPATFRTQLAALHCAGVPVDWSVLYADAALADVPPITFDRTRHWADAPLAAPSDASLDASPAGALPGAHLEMPGEPVRHSWRARTGTAALPWLDDHRVHDAPVLPGAASYALALTAACEVFGAEPEEVEVTDLHFRELLRLADHTELSTTVTIAAVDRAECEMFGRDEDGAWVRQATAVLRRLAAPARSRAASVRTLALRHPLPVEANALYANLRARGVAHGPAFQGITEVSAARHGNSFWARVRIPEAARAPGHGLRIHPVLVDLCAQLLLAGLLDEDDRRLLLPARMQSVRVLGDPETAVYCHARLAETTPGATVGHVRLLDADGRPVLAVDGLRIVHSAAADRTAEADQWFLEVGWRRATRPAATRPPGRWLIVGEADGTARPVAAALRNAGATARVWETPLADEGLDAFRDALTSRLTRPGDRPRAVVLLCGPRPADGGARDGLRRTRRLLAAAQALTARFPEPPRLYAATCGARTVTPGDLADPGQSPLRGLVRVLALEHPELRATLVDTDPAAPDELAETLAAELLADGHEEEIALRDSARYTAELDYAPLTDTERTTASARTVRCGTDGFRLRAGRLGDLGSLELTTAPRRRPGPGEVELRVLAAGLNFRDVLTAMGLLPGDENIRYRLGFECAGEVSAVGPGVDHLRAGDRVVAADVHGGAFGSFTVVPADRTAPLPEGLAPDTAAGLPIAFLTAWYALRHIGQVTAGERVLIHSATGGTGLAAIAVARLLGAEVLATAGSEEKRRFLRAMGIAHVMDSRSLDFRDEVQEATGGEGVDVVLNSLAGSAIRAGLECLRPFGRFIELGVRDILSDAPLGLSPLRHNITFSTVDLRELQLARPQVYAAMLREVLAAITEGRLRPLRCTTYPLAEVTDAFRLMAGARHIGKLVLTIPQEGQVDAVLPDGPLTVCEGGTYIVTGGLGGLGLATACWLARQGAGHLVLSGRTAPVGAAARTLAELSAAGTRITVVTGDISHPGTADRLVAAATAPDGASLNGVVHSAMVLDDAAVANIREDQLGRVWAPKVTGAWRLHQATEGHWLDWFAVYSSMASLLGNAGQGAYAAANAWLDGFAAWRSAHGLPTLAVNWGPWGETGVATGFADLGYQTIPTEQGLGALGALLAHRRVQTGVIPGEPATWIPAAGRRSALFAPLLPGEDTPVAARESTDDIRARLAALPAGPARRTALESYLTDHIRAVLRLSGATLDPQTPLRSLGFDSLLAMELRVRLETGLNIKLPGNFVWRHPTLEALAAGLAQQLGLDPADRPEERLGAPG
- a CDS encoding ketoacyl synthase, with the protein product MSSPHDPSRPAPGGAGNARDAVVTGLGFCLPGGAEPVFTAAQVWDIASQGRTVLDRLNSHYGSVHLSAGQFEERLPDIPEFFSRHYTNAHRYGLVSLVEACADAELDLAAGDLSEAALLVGRGSVDANVDSYLTLLGVDPDATTTFDALEMFVAAEQAVSPSDVAVVQGALTRTVGPCFTVSCGCASAAVQIGNARRLIATGETDLAVVTGVDVFNVGLIQKGQRLLRGAQHAYDAVDAAGMPDLLPSFDSLMRPYDRRADCINHGEGSATVILESRQHAARRGAHLYGQVLAAAMTRDGLATPLAADDTGAQLARAVRLCLGDRWRIEQVPYINGASDGGAAVTALEANTIRELYGPDSTVLMSSQEGCFGHHGAASGCVGLALTLMMMEFGEVCPTANCEQPADGLPFDPVPGTRTRPLDFGHALSFNYQIGGVKHAMLLGGPDTT
- a CDS encoding AsnC family transcriptional regulator; its protein translation is MTYPPPLFDDLDRKIVAALVANARTSFTEIGAAIGLSASAVKRRVDRMRETDVITGFTTTVRPAALGWRTEAYVEVYCDSAAPPRRLAEVVRNYPEIIAAMTVTGGADALLHVMATDVEHFEEVLERIRAEPFVRQTISYMVLSHLLTGSPEAGSAPPATATQ